A region of Paenibacillus sp. 37 DNA encodes the following proteins:
- the cysI gene encoding assimilatory sulfite reductase (NADPH) hemoprotein subunit, protein MVYNNLLNPQRTNSDVEDIKIKSDYLRGSLTETLADRITGAIPEDDNRLMKHHGSYMQDDRDLRNERHKSKLEPAYQFMLRVRASGGIVTPEQWLMMDRVAHKYANETIRLTTRQSFQLHGVLKWDLKNTIREVNDSLLSTLAACGDVNRNVMCNPNPNQSDVHAEVYEWACQVSNHLDPRTRAYHELWLDGEKVIDSQDSDEEVEPIYGKVYLPRKFKIGIAVPPSNDVDVYSQDLGFIAIVENGKLQGFNVSVGGGMGMSHGDAKTYPQVSKVIGFCTPEQMIDVAEKTVMIQRDYGDRAVRKHARFKYTLDDRGVEWFVEELTSRLGWKLDAARPYHFETNGDRYGWVKGNNGRWHYTLFIQNGRVKDVDGYPLMTGLREIAKVHTGDFRLTANQNLIIGNVSSQKKKKIEALIQQYNLTDGAHYSALRRSSMACVALPTCGLAMAESERYLPSLIDKLEPVLDEAGLRDEEIVIRMTGCPNGCARPMLAEISFIGKAPGKYNMYLGGSFTGHRLNKLYKENIGETEILDTLTPMVNQYAKERNEGEHFGDFVIRAGYVPEVLDGRQFHA, encoded by the coding sequence ATGGTTTATAATAACTTACTTAACCCACAGCGCACGAATAGCGATGTGGAAGATATAAAGATCAAAAGTGATTACTTGCGCGGAAGTCTGACCGAAACGTTGGCTGATCGCATCACGGGTGCAATTCCAGAGGACGACAACCGTCTGATGAAACACCATGGCAGTTATATGCAGGACGATCGCGACCTGCGTAACGAGCGTCACAAATCCAAGCTGGAGCCTGCATACCAATTCATGTTGCGTGTGCGTGCTTCCGGTGGAATTGTAACCCCGGAGCAATGGTTGATGATGGACAGAGTGGCACATAAATATGCGAATGAGACCATTCGTCTGACCACACGTCAGTCTTTCCAACTGCATGGCGTACTGAAGTGGGATCTTAAGAACACCATTCGCGAAGTGAACGATTCGTTGCTAAGCACACTGGCTGCATGTGGGGACGTAAACCGTAACGTGATGTGTAACCCGAATCCAAATCAATCTGATGTGCATGCTGAAGTGTATGAGTGGGCATGTCAGGTGAGTAATCATTTGGACCCTCGCACACGGGCTTATCATGAGCTGTGGCTGGACGGAGAGAAAGTGATTGATTCCCAGGACTCCGACGAAGAAGTTGAACCAATCTATGGCAAAGTGTATTTGCCACGGAAGTTCAAGATTGGTATTGCTGTACCACCATCCAATGATGTGGATGTCTATTCACAGGATCTTGGCTTTATTGCTATTGTGGAGAACGGCAAGCTGCAAGGCTTCAACGTATCCGTTGGCGGTGGCATGGGGATGTCTCATGGTGACGCCAAAACCTATCCTCAGGTGTCCAAAGTCATTGGTTTCTGTACGCCGGAGCAAATGATTGATGTTGCAGAGAAAACAGTTATGATTCAGCGTGATTATGGAGATCGTGCAGTTCGTAAACATGCTCGTTTCAAATATACGCTGGATGATCGTGGTGTGGAATGGTTTGTCGAAGAGCTGACCAGCCGTCTGGGATGGAAACTGGATGCGGCACGTCCGTATCATTTTGAGACGAACGGAGATCGATATGGTTGGGTAAAAGGCAATAATGGCAGATGGCACTACACGCTGTTCATTCAAAATGGTCGTGTAAAGGATGTGGATGGATATCCTCTCATGACGGGTTTGCGTGAGATTGCCAAAGTGCATACGGGTGATTTCCGTCTGACTGCGAACCAAAATCTAATCATCGGTAATGTTAGCAGCCAGAAGAAGAAAAAGATTGAAGCACTCATTCAACAGTACAACCTGACCGATGGTGCACATTATTCTGCGCTGCGCAGAAGTTCGATGGCTTGTGTTGCGCTTCCAACCTGCGGCCTTGCGATGGCTGAGTCCGAACGTTACTTACCGTCTCTGATCGACAAACTGGAGCCTGTACTCGACGAAGCCGGGCTGAGAGACGAAGAGATTGTCATTCGTATGACGGGTTGCCCGAACGGATGTGCAAGACCGATGCTGGCGGAGATTTCATTTATCGGTAAAGCACCTGGGAAATACAATATGTATCTCGGTGGCAGCTTCACCGGACATCGCTTGAATAAGCTGTATAAAGAAAACATTGGCGAAACCGAGATTCTGGACACGTTAACTCCAATGGTGAACCAGTATGCCAAAGAGCGCAATGAAGGGGAACATTTCGGAGACTTTGTCATTCGTGCGGGTTATGTTCCTGAAGTGTTGGATGGTCGACAATTTCACGCTTAA
- a CDS encoding Crp/Fnr family transcriptional regulator → MEEIHNEQQLIHYLKQYQLEKVFHEPLRPHMTLCHFEKCELICREGEASEYLYVLVEGKIKIFTTSAQDKTLVLCFKSPLEVVGDIEYVRESDIVNTVQAVSPVVMLRIHYQWLAELAGDYAPLLKFLLKIISHKFYIDSNFSNFNLMYPVEVRLASYLLSISTEEAGSVVHEDLDAFNLTDIANLIGTSYRHLNRVIQKLCADGLIERHQGLIMIKDRSGLREIAGHNIYE, encoded by the coding sequence GTGGAAGAGATCCATAACGAGCAACAATTAATACATTATCTGAAGCAATATCAACTCGAAAAGGTATTTCACGAGCCCCTGCGTCCCCATATGACGTTATGCCACTTCGAGAAGTGTGAACTGATCTGTCGTGAAGGGGAAGCCTCTGAATATTTATACGTGTTGGTCGAGGGTAAAATCAAGATTTTCACCACCTCAGCTCAGGATAAAACGCTGGTGCTTTGCTTCAAGTCACCGCTTGAAGTCGTCGGTGACATAGAATATGTCCGTGAAAGCGATATTGTCAATACAGTTCAGGCCGTCTCACCTGTGGTGATGCTTCGCATTCATTATCAATGGCTCGCTGAGCTTGCCGGCGATTATGCACCTTTACTTAAATTTTTGCTCAAAATCATCTCACACAAGTTCTATATTGACTCGAACTTCTCCAACTTCAACCTGATGTATCCCGTTGAGGTTCGGCTAGCCAGCTACCTTCTCTCCATCTCGACAGAAGAAGCTGGTAGTGTCGTTCACGAAGATCTGGACGCGTTCAATCTGACCGACATTGCGAATCTGATCGGTACCAGTTACAGACACCTGAACCGGGTCATCCAGAAGCTCTGTGCAGACGGGTTAATTGAACGACATCAAGGATTGATTATGATCAAAGATCGATCGGGTCTACGTGAAATAGCAGGTCACAACATTTATGAATAA
- a CDS encoding biliverdin-producing heme oxygenase gives MTATTIMERLKSETAHYHRQVEQNPYAKAIMNQTVTIEEYRTYLEKFYGFLKPLEDQAVQQPFWESTGLDIEIRGKAELLEKDLRNLGACEEEVSQLPRCKELPDISTPARLFGYLYVIEGSTNGGQIMTKRLSQFLPIEADRGLEYFNAYGSETRTRWSEFTGLLQQSISTPEDHDNMVHSASETFRLLDQWINTDK, from the coding sequence ATGACAGCAACAACTATTATGGAACGTCTGAAGAGCGAGACAGCTCATTACCACAGACAAGTAGAACAGAACCCTTATGCAAAAGCCATTATGAATCAAACTGTGACTATAGAAGAATATAGAACATATCTAGAAAAGTTTTATGGATTCCTCAAACCGCTGGAAGACCAGGCTGTACAGCAGCCTTTCTGGGAAAGTACGGGACTGGATATTGAGATTAGAGGCAAGGCTGAACTCTTGGAAAAAGATTTACGAAATCTGGGTGCATGTGAAGAGGAAGTTAGCCAACTTCCGCGCTGTAAAGAACTGCCGGATATTTCGACACCTGCCCGTTTGTTTGGATACCTGTATGTCATTGAGGGGTCCACGAACGGTGGACAGATCATGACCAAACGTTTGTCGCAGTTCCTGCCCATTGAAGCAGATCGTGGTTTGGAATATTTCAATGCCTACGGCTCAGAGACAAGAACAAGATGGAGCGAGTTTACGGGTTTGCTGCAGCAGTCCATCAGCACGCCAGAAGATCATGACAACATGGTACACAGTGCATCAGAGACATTCCGACTGCTGGATCAATGGATTAATACGGACAAGTAA
- a CDS encoding assimilatory sulfite reductase (NADPH) flavoprotein subunit: MELQVTNSPFNQEQVELLNRLIPTLTDGQRAWLSGYIAAIQASATIAAPANLVQAAPTTGVAPESAKPVSREVTVLFGSQTGNSSGLSKKLAKKLEEQGLQVTLSSMGDFKPNGLKKIENLLIIVSTHGEGEPPDNAIPLHEFLNSKRAPKLEGLRYSVLALGDTSYEFFCQTGKDFDKRLQELGGTALVPRVDCDVDFDEAAAEWMNEVLASLSSTSAASSTVTTEAVTAAVNGGESEYDRTNPFKAEVLENLNLNGRGSDRETRHIELSLEGSSLDYEPGDSLGVFPENHPRLVEELIAAMGWNADERVTVNKNGDQASVHEALLRYFEITAVTKPVVEQLAKLNPGSGLTALLADDSEFRTVMNSCDLLDLVHDYNLKGIPAAEFVAALRKIPARLYSIASSSKSFPDEVHLTVRSVRYEARGRERYGVCSVHLAERIEAGDTLPVYIQHNPNFKLPENPDTPIIMVGPGTGVAPFRSFLGEREETGAEGKTWLFYGDQHFATDFLYQTEWQHWLKDGVLTKMDVAFSRDTEQKVYVQHRMLEHSKELYQWLQEGASIYICGDEKKMAHDVHAALTTILEQEGGLSPEQASEYLTRLQQEKRYQRDVY, translated from the coding sequence GTGGAACTTCAAGTGACAAATAGCCCTTTTAATCAAGAACAAGTTGAACTGCTTAATCGTCTTATTCCTACATTGACCGATGGACAACGGGCTTGGTTGAGCGGATATATTGCAGCAATTCAGGCAAGCGCAACAATAGCGGCTCCAGCTAACCTGGTACAGGCTGCACCAACTACAGGTGTTGCACCTGAAAGTGCTAAGCCAGTATCTCGGGAAGTTACCGTGCTCTTCGGTTCGCAAACCGGTAATTCCAGTGGCCTATCGAAGAAGCTGGCCAAGAAACTTGAAGAGCAAGGTCTTCAGGTAACGTTGTCATCGATGGGGGATTTCAAACCGAACGGACTCAAGAAAATTGAAAATCTCCTCATCATCGTCAGTACGCATGGCGAAGGCGAACCACCAGATAATGCGATTCCGCTGCATGAATTCCTGAACAGCAAACGGGCTCCGAAGCTTGAAGGACTTCGTTACTCGGTGTTGGCTCTGGGAGATACCTCCTATGAGTTCTTTTGTCAGACAGGTAAGGACTTCGATAAACGATTGCAGGAGTTGGGTGGTACAGCCCTTGTACCGCGCGTGGACTGTGATGTTGATTTTGATGAAGCAGCTGCGGAGTGGATGAATGAAGTACTGGCATCCTTGAGCAGTACATCTGCTGCTTCGAGTACGGTAACCACTGAGGCAGTTACAGCTGCGGTGAACGGCGGGGAATCCGAATATGATCGTACGAATCCATTCAAGGCGGAAGTATTGGAGAATCTCAATCTGAACGGCAGAGGATCGGACCGTGAAACACGCCACATTGAGTTGTCTTTGGAAGGCTCCAGCCTGGACTACGAGCCAGGTGACAGCCTTGGCGTATTCCCTGAAAATCATCCGCGCCTTGTGGAGGAATTGATTGCAGCTATGGGATGGAATGCCGATGAACGCGTGACCGTGAATAAAAACGGGGATCAGGCATCTGTGCACGAAGCGTTGCTGCGTTATTTTGAAATTACAGCGGTGACGAAACCGGTCGTGGAACAACTTGCGAAACTGAATCCTGGGAGTGGCCTGACGGCGTTACTCGCAGATGATTCCGAATTCCGTACAGTCATGAATAGCTGTGATCTGCTGGATCTGGTTCATGATTATAATCTGAAAGGGATTCCTGCTGCAGAATTCGTCGCTGCTCTTCGCAAAATTCCGGCACGTCTGTACTCCATAGCGAGTAGTTCGAAGTCTTTCCCGGATGAAGTTCATCTTACCGTTCGCTCGGTACGTTATGAAGCGCGTGGCAGAGAACGTTATGGTGTGTGCTCGGTACATCTGGCTGAACGGATCGAAGCTGGCGACACCCTGCCTGTATATATACAGCATAACCCGAATTTCAAGCTGCCTGAGAACCCGGATACACCGATCATCATGGTTGGCCCAGGTACAGGTGTAGCGCCGTTCAGATCTTTCCTTGGTGAGCGTGAAGAAACAGGAGCAGAGGGCAAGACATGGCTGTTCTACGGAGATCAGCATTTCGCCACTGACTTCTTGTACCAGACGGAATGGCAACATTGGCTCAAAGATGGTGTGCTCACGAAAATGGATGTAGCCTTCTCACGTGATACGGAACAGAAAGTGTATGTACAACATCGTATGCTGGAACACAGCAAAGAGTTGTACCAGTGGCTTCAGGAAGGTGCAAGCATATATATCTGTGGTGACGAGAAAAAAATGGCACATGATGTGCATGCTGCGCTCACCACGATTCTTGAACAAGAAGGCGGTTTATCGCCTGAGCAGGCATCGGAATATTTGACACGGTTACAGCAGGAGAAACGTTATCAGCGGGACGTCTATTAA
- a CDS encoding winged helix-turn-helix transcriptional regulator: MKKYESGVQAMLELVGGKWRILILHQLISGKKRTSELRRAIPGITQKVLTQQLRELEKNEIIHRIIHPQIPPKVEYELTEYGLTLQDIIDRICLWGENHLDRVYGDKSSVLGDHFSDYIPLSTST; this comes from the coding sequence ATGAAAAAATATGAGAGCGGTGTGCAGGCGATGCTGGAACTGGTCGGTGGAAAATGGAGGATTCTTATCCTGCATCAACTGATATCAGGTAAAAAACGAACCAGCGAACTTCGCAGAGCCATTCCTGGCATTACCCAGAAGGTCTTAACCCAGCAGCTTCGTGAACTGGAAAAGAATGAAATCATCCATCGAATCATCCATCCCCAGATTCCGCCCAAGGTAGAGTATGAGCTGACAGAGTACGGCTTGACACTACAGGACATCATTGATCGCATATGTCTGTGGGGAGAAAATCATTTGGACAGAGTATACGGAGATAAAAGCAGTGTGCTGGGAGATCATTTTAGTGACTATATTCCACTCTCAACTTCAACTTGA
- a CDS encoding DMT family transporter, whose translation MRGIIFALLGGACITLQGVANTRISTDMGTWQAATITQLTGFILAALILMFVRDTNLQGLKQVKPMYLAGGAFGAVIIFSEVTAIQQIGVTFTISALLIAQLFLTFLVDSNGWFGVVKQKMKLPQFLGIALMVTGVIIMKL comes from the coding sequence ATGAGAGGAATTATTTTTGCATTACTGGGCGGCGCGTGTATCACGCTCCAAGGTGTTGCCAATACTCGGATTAGCACCGACATGGGCACATGGCAGGCCGCTACGATTACACAACTGACAGGATTCATATTAGCAGCGCTGATCCTAATGTTTGTTAGAGACACCAACCTTCAAGGACTCAAACAAGTAAAACCCATGTACTTGGCTGGAGGTGCTTTTGGCGCCGTCATTATTTTCAGTGAAGTGACGGCCATTCAGCAAATCGGGGTTACATTCACGATCTCGGCCCTGCTCATTGCTCAGCTATTCCTGACTTTTTTGGTGGATAGCAACGGATGGTTCGGCGTGGTGAAACAAAAGATGAAACTGCCGCAATTTCTGGGCATTGCCTTAATGGTGACTGGTGTTATTATTATGAAACTATAG
- a CDS encoding YebC/PmpR family DNA-binding transcriptional regulator, with translation MGRKWNNIKEKKASKDANTSRVYAKFGVEIYVAAKKGEPDPEANRALKVVLERAKTYNVPKAIIDRAMEKAKGSGDENYEELRYEGFGPNGAMVIVDALTNNVNRTAPEVRSAFNKNAGNMGVSGSVAYMFDPTAVIGVEGKNSEEVLELLLEADVDVRDIVDEDEAVIVYAEPDQFHAVQEAFKAAGITEFTVAELTMLAQNHIELPEDAQAQFEKLIDALEDLEDVQQVYHNVEFV, from the coding sequence ATGGGTCGTAAGTGGAATAATATCAAGGAAAAAAAAGCTTCAAAAGATGCAAATACGAGCCGGGTCTACGCTAAATTCGGCGTTGAGATCTATGTAGCTGCCAAGAAGGGCGAACCGGACCCGGAAGCGAACCGTGCACTGAAAGTCGTGCTGGAACGTGCCAAAACGTATAATGTACCCAAAGCCATTATTGATCGTGCGATGGAAAAAGCAAAAGGCAGCGGGGATGAGAACTATGAAGAGTTGCGTTATGAAGGCTTCGGACCGAATGGTGCGATGGTCATCGTGGATGCACTTACCAACAACGTAAATCGTACAGCGCCGGAAGTACGCTCTGCGTTTAACAAAAACGCGGGAAACATGGGTGTCAGCGGTTCTGTTGCTTACATGTTTGATCCTACAGCGGTAATCGGTGTAGAAGGCAAGAATTCCGAGGAAGTACTTGAACTTCTGCTTGAAGCAGACGTAGATGTACGTGATATCGTGGATGAAGACGAAGCGGTGATCGTATATGCAGAACCGGATCAATTCCACGCTGTACAGGAAGCATTCAAAGCAGCCGGTATTACGGAGTTCACAGTAGCCGAGCTGACCATGCTTGCGCAAAATCATATTGAACTTCCAGAGGATGCACAAGCTCAGTTCGAGAAACTGATCGATGCGCTCGAAGACCTTGAAGATGTTCAGCAGGTCTACCATAACGTAGAGTTCGTTTAA
- a CDS encoding NAD(P)H oxidoreductase, whose product MKVKLVVTHPRQDSLTFAVMNRFIEGMQENSHEIDILDLYHDGFDPLYGVEDERDWQNPDKQHAPVIRKELDRVLAADTIVFVFPIWWYNVPSMLKAYLDKVWNMGLLNKANSKKALWIALAGGTEASFHKYDYYNMISNYLNNGIAGYARMQESRVEFLYETISESKEHIEGLLEQAYQIGKNYN is encoded by the coding sequence ATGAAAGTTAAACTGGTCGTTACTCACCCAAGACAGGATTCCCTAACATTTGCCGTGATGAATCGTTTTATAGAAGGTATGCAGGAGAATTCCCATGAAATCGATATCCTCGATCTATATCATGACGGATTTGATCCACTATATGGCGTAGAAGATGAACGAGACTGGCAAAATCCCGATAAACAGCATGCCCCTGTGATTCGCAAAGAGCTGGATCGTGTGCTTGCGGCTGATACCATTGTATTTGTTTTCCCGATCTGGTGGTACAATGTTCCCTCCATGCTCAAAGCTTATCTGGACAAGGTATGGAACATGGGGCTGCTGAACAAGGCAAACTCCAAAAAGGCTCTGTGGATTGCACTAGCTGGAGGAACGGAGGCTTCATTCCATAAATACGACTATTACAACATGATTTCCAATTATCTGAATAATGGGATCGCAGGTTATGCAAGAATGCAGGAATCCCGAGTCGAATTTCTCTATGAAACGATCTCAGAATCCAAAGAACATATCGAAGGCTTGCTGGAACAAGCCTATCAAATCGGAAAAAACTACAATTAA
- a CDS encoding Nif3-like dinuclear metal center hexameric protein, whose amino-acid sequence MDLTVQDVVLHLTDNIELPENTVDQLITGSLDCKVTGIVIAFMPTQYVIEQAIQQGANLIIAHESPFYNHHSHTDWLATDLVYTDKRKLIDEAGISIYRCHDIIHRFQPDGITEGLIQALGWSSYVEQRIPEADILSFPEGSTAQAIAHHVKRCLGIDYVRVAGNPEIVCRRAAVLVGFRGNGHVTIPLIQNEQLDLIIAGEGFEWETPEYIRDAVQQGKSKALIMLGHAESEAPGMNLLADRLAERFPELSVRFVGEKPVYTVI is encoded by the coding sequence ATGGATCTTACTGTTCAAGACGTTGTACTTCATCTCACAGATAACATTGAATTGCCGGAAAACACGGTGGATCAGCTCATTACCGGCTCACTTGATTGTAAGGTCACAGGTATTGTCATCGCTTTTATGCCCACACAATATGTGATTGAACAAGCCATACAGCAAGGTGCTAACTTAATCATTGCGCATGAATCTCCATTTTATAATCATCACAGTCATACGGATTGGCTTGCAACTGATTTGGTTTATACGGACAAAAGGAAGTTGATCGACGAAGCAGGCATCTCCATCTATCGATGTCATGATATCATCCACCGCTTCCAACCGGATGGCATTACCGAAGGACTGATTCAGGCCTTGGGATGGTCCTCTTATGTGGAGCAACGAATACCGGAAGCAGACATCCTTTCTTTTCCGGAAGGAAGCACTGCCCAAGCTATTGCTCACCATGTGAAACGTTGCCTAGGGATCGATTATGTCCGCGTTGCAGGCAATCCGGAAATAGTCTGTAGACGCGCAGCGGTATTGGTAGGTTTTCGTGGTAATGGACATGTGACGATTCCCTTGATTCAGAATGAGCAATTGGACCTCATCATTGCTGGGGAAGGATTCGAGTGGGAGACACCGGAATATATCCGTGATGCCGTACAACAAGGCAAGTCCAAGGCACTGATCATGTTGGGGCATGCTGAGAGCGAGGCTCCGGGAATGAATCTATTGGCAGACAGGTTGGCAGAACGGTTTCCCGAATTGTCTGTTCGTTTTGTAGGCGAGAAGCCTGTGTACACTGTGATCTAA
- a CDS encoding DMT family transporter, with product MLITGISLALLAGALVSLQTIFNSKVNERTGSWSTTTLVLFTGFIASFLISLLVEGKNTFSFQHMQLWYWLSGAIGVGVVFCLVQGMKLLGPTYAISIVLTSQLSFALLFDSMGWLGLEQIPFSWNQLLGVLVIVGGIVLFKFGGGKSEKSEQSPGTLQSDS from the coding sequence ATGTTAATTACAGGGATTTCGCTTGCGCTCTTGGCAGGTGCACTTGTCAGTCTGCAAACGATTTTTAATAGCAAAGTCAATGAACGCACCGGTTCATGGTCCACAACAACGTTGGTGCTTTTCACCGGATTCATTGCTTCGTTCCTCATCTCTCTGCTCGTGGAGGGCAAGAATACATTCAGCTTTCAGCATATGCAACTCTGGTACTGGCTCAGTGGAGCCATTGGTGTTGGTGTGGTCTTCTGTCTCGTGCAAGGTATGAAGCTGCTTGGCCCCACATATGCCATCTCGATCGTACTGACATCCCAACTGAGTTTTGCGCTACTATTTGATTCCATGGGGTGGCTCGGTCTGGAGCAAATTCCTTTTTCGTGGAATCAGCTGCTTGGTGTACTTGTCATTGTTGGGGGAATTGTATTGTTCAAGTTCGGTGGGGGGAAATCGGAAAAATCAGAGCAGTCCCCTGGAACACTTCAGTCTGACTCATAA